In Deltaproteobacteria bacterium, one DNA window encodes the following:
- a CDS encoding TolC family protein, with translation MAQGLLLAISIWGIFLTGVFPAVSYGQERLTLKVLIDEAVKANPEIRTLKNRVESFRAATPQAGALPDPMLTIGVDNVPVSNPSFDAFLPTSKVIGLSQKFPFPGKLALKEKAASLRADSMDALYRDRVTEIIRRVKDAYFDLLFINESIRINKRNRDLLSGLADVAATKYSVGKGLQQDVLKAQVELSGIINELIVLHQKKETAKARINTLLNRAPETPLADPEERPATPFPFTLKELETKALKKSLPLQAAQKLIEGSEADLHFAEKAILPDFNFAVTYKQREEGANFPGNDWFSAFVTVNIPLYAKRKQRQGVIESQAELARRESTYNEVKNRVLFAIQDTFAEIAKEKNLIRLYKKGFLPQARQSLDSAISGYQVNKVDFLTLVDNQLTLLKFELAYARTLTDYEKQLAKMEAIVDERLF, from the coding sequence ATGGCACAGGGTTTACTGCTTGCAATTTCCATATGGGGAATCTTTCTAACCGGGGTGTTCCCGGCGGTCTCATACGGACAGGAGAGACTCACACTGAAGGTACTGATCGATGAGGCCGTCAAGGCAAATCCCGAGATCCGTACCCTCAAAAACCGGGTAGAATCCTTCCGGGCGGCGACCCCGCAGGCGGGCGCCCTTCCCGATCCCATGCTGACCATCGGCGTCGATAACGTCCCGGTTTCCAATCCCTCGTTCGACGCCTTTCTGCCGACGTCAAAAGTGATCGGCCTCTCCCAAAAGTTTCCCTTTCCGGGCAAACTGGCCCTGAAGGAAAAGGCGGCATCTCTCCGGGCCGACTCCATGGATGCCCTCTACCGGGACCGGGTCACGGAGATCATCCGGCGGGTCAAGGACGCCTATTTCGATCTCCTCTTTATCAATGAGTCCATCCGGATCAACAAACGAAACCGAGACCTTCTCTCCGGCCTGGCCGACGTGGCCGCAACCAAGTATTCCGTCGGGAAGGGTCTGCAGCAGGATGTGCTGAAGGCCCAGGTGGAACTCTCCGGGATTATCAATGAACTGATTGTCCTTCATCAAAAGAAAGAGACGGCAAAGGCCCGGATCAATACACTCCTCAACCGGGCGCCGGAGACACCGCTGGCGGATCCGGAGGAGCGGCCCGCCACGCCTTTTCCTTTCACCCTGAAGGAACTGGAAACAAAGGCCCTCAAAAAGAGTCTGCCTCTGCAGGCGGCGCAGAAACTGATTGAAGGGAGCGAGGCGGACCTTCACTTTGCCGAAAAGGCCATCCTGCCCGACTTCAACTTCGCCGTCACCTACAAGCAGCGGGAAGAGGGGGCCAACTTTCCCGGCAATGACTGGTTCAGCGCCTTTGTCACCGTTAACATTCCGCTCTATGCCAAAAGGAAACAGCGCCAGGGGGTGATCGAATCCCAGGCGGAACTGGCCCGGAGGGAGTCGACCTATAACGAAGTGAAGAACCGGGTTCTCTTTGCGATTCAAGATACGTTTGCCGAGATCGCAAAGGAGAAAAACCTGATCCGGCTTTACAAAAAAGGGTTTCTGCCCCAGGCCCGGCAGTCCCTGGACTCCGCTATTTCAGGGTACCAGGTCAACAAGGTTGATTTTCTGACCCTCGTTGACAACCAGCTTACCCTGTTGAAATTCGAATTGGCCTATGCCCGCACTTTGACCGACTACGAGAAGCAATTGGCCAAGATGGAGGCGATTGTTGATGAAAGACTCTTTTAA
- a CDS encoding efflux RND transporter periplasmic adaptor subunit translates to MNIRKPILILILLAATLYTGYQFGRTSHPEKSPAMGKSSANGGRKARKVKYWQAPMDPTYIRDKPGKSPMGMDLIPVYEGEEDKSEPGTIRIDPVTVQDIGVRTAPVERRALSRTIRTVGRVGYDERRVEHIHTKMEGWVEKLYVDFLGQDVDKGTALLSIYSPELVSTQQEYLLALKYKKSLGASPFSTVSEGADTLLSSTRKRLELFDITSRQIDQIEKSNEIRKDLVLHSPTRGVVIDKKVQEGMYVKPGMNLYTIADISDVWVYADIYEYELPWLRLGQDVKMTLSYLPGRAYRGKISYIYPFLDKKTRTVKVRMEFRNPDWKLKPDMYANVSIRSRVSKSTLVIPEEAILRSGEKNIVILSRGEGKFLPRDVKLGAEGEGYYQILSGLTEGERVVTSAQFLIDSESNLKEAINKMLEAKKVPAKKTAMKEMKNMKGMKTAPPLPETIRTSMERILEDYLVIQRKLKSDTLEGIKPSVVEMATLAEKIKVADKDRSLAGTTRALTVSAPELLSGNIKTVRKGFKTISQALADYVKDRDPKGARALGLSIFYCPMVKEPWLQKGTTAENPYLGKKMLNCGNEISY, encoded by the coding sequence ATGAACATCCGAAAACCGATCTTAATATTGATTCTCCTGGCAGCGACGCTTTATACCGGCTACCAATTCGGGCGCACTTCCCATCCGGAGAAATCCCCCGCCATGGGAAAGAGTTCCGCAAACGGAGGGCGGAAGGCCAGAAAGGTCAAGTACTGGCAGGCCCCGATGGACCCGACTTATATCCGGGACAAACCGGGCAAGTCTCCCATGGGAATGGACCTGATCCCGGTCTATGAAGGAGAGGAAGACAAGAGCGAGCCGGGTACGATCAGAATCGATCCGGTCACCGTGCAGGACATCGGTGTCCGGACCGCTCCGGTCGAACGAAGGGCGCTCTCCCGGACTATCCGGACCGTGGGCCGTGTCGGCTACGATGAAAGGCGTGTGGAACATATTCATACCAAAATGGAAGGGTGGGTAGAAAAACTCTACGTCGATTTTCTCGGGCAGGATGTCGACAAGGGCACCGCCCTTCTTTCCATCTACAGCCCGGAGTTGGTCTCCACCCAGCAGGAATACCTGCTCGCATTGAAATACAAAAAGTCCCTCGGTGCAAGCCCCTTTTCCACCGTTTCGGAAGGAGCGGATACCCTGCTCTCCTCCACCCGGAAACGGCTGGAACTTTTCGACATCACCTCCCGGCAGATCGATCAGATCGAAAAGAGCAACGAGATCAGGAAGGACCTTGTTCTCCATTCCCCTACCCGCGGCGTGGTCATTGATAAAAAGGTACAGGAGGGGATGTACGTCAAACCGGGGATGAATCTTTATACGATCGCCGACATCTCCGATGTCTGGGTCTATGCCGACATCTATGAGTATGAGCTTCCCTGGCTGCGTTTGGGGCAGGATGTAAAAATGACTCTTTCCTACCTTCCGGGAAGAGCGTACCGGGGGAAGATCTCGTACATCTACCCCTTTCTCGACAAAAAGACACGAACCGTCAAGGTCCGGATGGAATTCAGGAATCCGGACTGGAAACTGAAACCGGACATGTATGCCAATGTCTCGATCCGTTCGAGGGTATCGAAATCCACGCTCGTGATCCCGGAGGAAGCCATTCTTCGTTCCGGTGAGAAAAACATTGTTATTCTCAGCCGGGGCGAAGGGAAGTTTCTCCCCCGCGATGTCAAGCTCGGCGCCGAGGGCGAAGGGTATTACCAGATTCTTTCCGGCCTGACCGAAGGGGAACGGGTCGTAACCTCGGCACAGTTCCTGATCGACTCCGAAAGCAATCTCAAAGAGGCGATCAACAAGATGTTGGAAGCAAAGAAAGTTCCGGCAAAGAAAACAGCAATGAAAGAGATGAAGAATATGAAGGGCATGAAGACGGCCCCGCCTCTGCCGGAGACGATCCGGACCTCCATGGAGCGGATCCTGGAGGATTACCTGGTCATTCAGCGAAAACTCAAGTCCGACACCCTGGAAGGGATCAAACCTTCGGTCGTGGAGATGGCAACACTCGCTGAGAAGATAAAGGTCGCGGACAAGGACCGGAGCCTGGCCGGGACCACGAGGGCACTGACCGTCTCTGCGCCCGAATTGTTATCCGGAAATATCAAGACCGTCCGGAAGGGGTTCAAGACGATCAGCCAAGCCTTGGCCGATTATGTCAAGGACCGGGACCCGAAGGGCGCCAGGGCGCTGGGACTCTCCATCTTCTACTGTCCCATGGTCAAGGAACCGTGGTTGCAGAAAGGAACAACGGCGGAGAACCCGTACCTGGGAAAGAAGATGCTGAACTGCGGCAACGAAATTTCTTATTAG